The Tumebacillus sp. BK434 region TTGGGATTTTTTACGGTGTTATTAATCGATCGGCGCTCGTTTGTCAATCAACGGCTGGAGTTTCCCGACGTCCATCGGATGATTCATTGTGACAGCTTATACGATCTGGAAGACTTGCAAAAAAAGATTGATATGCTAAAGGAACAAGGCAAAGTCATCGAAGCGATCGTTTCATTTCTGGAAGCCCATTCGCAAACGGCTGCCGTGATGGCCGAGCGCAACGACCTGCATTATGTCTCTCAGGAAGCGATCTTGCGCATGTCCGATAAGATCGCCACCCGTGAAGCGCTATCAGACACCCCTTACTGTCCCTACTACACCGTCTATGATGGGTCGTGCAAGCTTGCCGATTTCATCGATGATCTTACCCCGCACTTGCCGCTCGTCGTCAAATCCCCGCAATCGACAGGCTCCAAAGACGTGCTGAAAGCGAACACCTCAGACGAACTTCTTGTCCACCTGACGAAGCTCCGCGACAAATATCCGGAGAAGCCGGTGCTGGTTGAAGAATATCTGGACGGACCGCAATATCTGGTCGAAGTGCTTGTCGATGACCGCGGCATTCATCTGGTCGCCGTCATCGAGCAGGAGATCATGAAAAAGCGGCGTTTTATTGTGATCGGCTACATGGTGCTCGCTGAGATGCCGCGCTCCTTAGAAAGATCGCTCACTGAGGCCGTCTCTGAGATCGTGAAGCAGATCGGACTGGAAAAAGGCGCCTGCCATCTTGAACTGCGTCTCGTGCACGGCGAGTGGAAATTGATCGAAATCAACCCCCGCATCTCAGGTGGCGCGATGAATCGGATGATCGAAGTGGCGACCGGCATCAACCTGGTGCAAGAGACGATCCGCCTGATGGTCGGAGAGCGCCCGCGCTTAAAGCGGGAGCACAACCATTACGTCTACACCCACTATCTGACTGTACGGGAGACCGGCTATCTCGAACGCGTCACCGGCAAAAAAAGGGCCGCTCGCCTCGACGGCGTGCGTGAGGTGTTCGTCAAGCCGCGCAAAGGGCAGAAGCTCTATGTACCGGAATCGATGGGGCACCGCTATGCCTATATCATCGCCGTCGGGGACAGCAAAGAAGCAGCCAAAGCAACGGCCAAACGCGCCGGAGATGAGATCAAGTTCTCGCTGACAAGGAAGTGGAGCGGATGACACTGGTCGGATTTTTACACACGCGCAAGGACCCGCGCAAGATCTTAAAACTCTATGCCTTCGCTGCCGCAGCCAAAGCGGAAGGGGTCGAATTCTTCTACTTCACCGCCGGCCGCGTCAACTTGAACGAACGGACGGTCCGCGGACTCGTGCTGGAAAACGGCACCTGGGTGGAGCACAATTTTCCGTTACCCGATGTTGTGTACAACGACAGTTCGCCCAGCGGTCCGGGCGAGGACATCATCGACGAGCTGCGCGAGATCATCCCCTTCACCTCCCGCTCGGTCGGCGACAAAATGACCGTCTACGAACGCATTCAGGATGGCAGGCGCTTCGAGCAGTACTTGATTCCGTCGCTGGAGGTGCGAGACCCGCGGGAGGTGCTGCGCTATCTGAACAAGCACGAAACGGTGATCTTCAAGCCGGTCTGGGGGCACCAAGGCATCGGTGTGGTGCGCTTGGAGAAAAAAGGCGGCGATTATACGTGCCTGGAGAAGGGCGTATCCGTCACCTGCAACAAGCAGGAGCTCACACAGTTCCTGCAAGAGCGGCTTGATGAGGTCGTCCACCTCGTGCAGCCGTTTATCACCACAAAAACGCAGTCCGGCCATGCCTACGATTTTCGTCTGCACGTTCAAAAAAACGGCTCGGGCAACTGGGTGATCACCTCGATCTATCCCCGGGTCGCGCCGTCGGGAAGCATCATCGCAAACTTGAGCAGCGGCGGGTATGCGGCGATCCTGCACTCGTTTTTAGAGCGTGAGTTTGCAGAGCAGGCGTACGACATTCAGCGCGACTTGGAGCAGTTTGCGCTGGGGATGGCGGAGCATATGGATGAGATCTACGAGGAGTCGTTTGACGAATTGGGCATCGACATCGGGCTCGATGAAAAACAAAAGATCTGGCTGTTCGAGGTCAACTGGAAGCCAGGCGTGCCGCCCGTGTTTTATCTGGAGCTCGATGTGGCGAAAAACTCCATCGGCTACGCAGCATACCTCGCGAGAAGGAAGGGACGAAAGTGAAAAAACGTCAGCCCAAACCGGCCTCAAAATCCTTGCGAGCAACACCCGCCCAAAGCAAAAAGAAAACTGCTGCCCAGCCCCCAACCCAGTCCATGGCCCGCCTGCATTTTCGTCCGCGCACAGATGAAGACGACAGCTTCATCTCCAGCATCACCTTGCTCACCCTAAAAGACGTCTTCGAAGCGTCCACCAACCAGCCGCTCACCGAAGCGATCATCCTGCAACTGGTCAACCAGACCGACACCTGTGTGATCATCGAACAGCGTGGCAAACCGATCGGCTACTACTGCTATGACAAAACGTCGGCCGACCGCATCTACTGGGGATCGCTCGTCCTCGTGCCGTCCAAGCAGGCAAAGGGCCTTGGCAGAAAAGTCGTTGAGCATTTCGTCGCCGAAGCGAAAAAACAAGGCGTGCGCCGCATCGACGGCCATGTGCAGGTGAAAAATGAGGAAGCCTACCACTTCTGGATGAGCAACGGCTTCCAAGTCGCCGGCCGGGAGCAAAACGGCTCGGTGCCAATCCTGTTCCAAATCAACTAAAAATGTCGGTTGGAAGAAAATAATGCAAGATACACTATTGTCCTTTTCGAAGCCATCCATTAAAATCTTCTATAGATATAAGGGGGTGGCTTCACATGGCACAAATCGGCAACCCGAACCCGGTAACCGATAACACGGCGAAGCAAAAAGGTCTGCTGGACGTTGTTCTCGCACCTTTGCTCGTTGTTGGCGTATCGATCGGCCTCATCGCGATCTTCGCGCAAAACGTTTCGCACGTATCGACGACTGTCGGTCATTAATTCAAAAATCCCTGGTGGCAGATTGACAGGAACGTGCCAATTTGCCGCCAGGGATTTTTTTGTGAAAATTAGCCTTGCAGTTTGCGGGCGGTCGGGCTGAGCTCGACGCCTTTTTCTTGTTTGAACGTGCCGATCAGGTAGTCCATCGAAGGATTGCTCACGCCAAACCAATAGTTCTCGTTTTTGTAGTGGTGCCATTGATGCACTTTCTTCATCCACCGGCCCCATGCCGTCAACGGCTTGATCGGGCGATGTGCCACGAAGTGCACCCACTCGTAATACAGCAGCATGCCAATCGCTCCGCTCACCACGGCAAACGCGGACATCGGGTCGCTCGTCAGCAAATAGGTGATCACGCCGAGCAGCCCGTAGTTCGGAATGCTGTACCAGACCGGCAAGAACAGCAGGTTCAGGTCGTTCGGCAGCTCATGATGATCGTAATGCAGCTTCTTCATCATTTTCAAAAGAACGGGATGTTTCGGCGGCTTCATATGGAACAAAAAACGGTGTGTCAAATACTCGCTGATCAAAAAAAGCACGGCGCCGAGCGCAATCAGCAGCCAGACCGAACCGGCAGCC contains the following coding sequences:
- a CDS encoding YheC/YheD family protein is translated as MTLVGFLHTRKDPRKILKLYAFAAAAKAEGVEFFYFTAGRVNLNERTVRGLVLENGTWVEHNFPLPDVVYNDSSPSGPGEDIIDELREIIPFTSRSVGDKMTVYERIQDGRRFEQYLIPSLEVRDPREVLRYLNKHETVIFKPVWGHQGIGVVRLEKKGGDYTCLEKGVSVTCNKQELTQFLQERLDEVVHLVQPFITTKTQSGHAYDFRLHVQKNGSGNWVITSIYPRVAPSGSIIANLSSGGYAAILHSFLEREFAEQAYDIQRDLEQFALGMAEHMDEIYEESFDELGIDIGLDEKQKIWLFEVNWKPGVPPVFYLELDVAKNSIGYAAYLARRKGRK
- a CDS encoding GNAT family N-acetyltransferase; this encodes MKKRQPKPASKSLRATPAQSKKKTAAQPPTQSMARLHFRPRTDEDDSFISSITLLTLKDVFEASTNQPLTEAIILQLVNQTDTCVIIEQRGKPIGYYCYDKTSADRIYWGSLVLVPSKQAKGLGRKVVEHFVAEAKKQGVRRIDGHVQVKNEEAYHFWMSNGFQVAGREQNGSVPILFQIN
- a CDS encoding ATP-grasp domain-containing protein, with amino-acid sequence MLLIDRRSFVNQRLEFPDVHRMIHCDSLYDLEDLQKKIDMLKEQGKVIEAIVSFLEAHSQTAAVMAERNDLHYVSQEAILRMSDKIATREALSDTPYCPYYTVYDGSCKLADFIDDLTPHLPLVVKSPQSTGSKDVLKANTSDELLVHLTKLRDKYPEKPVLVEEYLDGPQYLVEVLVDDRGIHLVAVIEQEIMKKRRFIVIGYMVLAEMPRSLERSLTEAVSEIVKQIGLEKGACHLELRLVHGEWKLIEINPRISGGAMNRMIEVATGINLVQETIRLMVGERPRLKREHNHYVYTHYLTVRETGYLERVTGKKRAARLDGVREVFVKPRKGQKLYVPESMGHRYAYIIAVGDSKEAAKATAKRAGDEIKFSLTRKWSG
- a CDS encoding sterol desaturase family protein, whose translation is MKHLRDFVSHSSVWIMGLLFLSCFAFVAGRGGLAAGSVWLLIALGAVLFLISEYLTHRFLFHMKPPKHPVLLKMMKKLHYDHHELPNDLNLLFLPVWYSIPNYGLLGVITYLLTSDPMSAFAVVSGAIGMLLYYEWVHFVAHRPIKPLTAWGRWMKKVHQWHHYKNENYWFGVSNPSMDYLIGTFKQEKGVELSPTARKLQG